From a single Vitis vinifera cultivar Pinot Noir 40024 chromosome 18, ASM3070453v1 genomic region:
- the LOC100261642 gene encoding probable mannitol dehydrogenase — translation MASTNASVVFSGSKAVTSHEEEHPVKAFGWAARDNSGHLSPFNFSRRSTGEEDVRLKVLYCGICHTDLHNSKNEWGSASYPLVPGHEVVGTVTEVGSKVKKFKVGDKVGVGSLVGACHSCDDCSHDLENYCPKLILTYGSLYHDGTMTYGGYSDTMVANERYVIRIPDNMPLDKGAPLLCAGITVYSPLKYYGLNEPGMHIGIVGLGGLGHIAVKFAKAFGCKVTVISTSPAKKKEAIEHLGADMFLVSRDEQQMQGAMGTMDGIIDTVSAIHPLLPLIDLLKSQGKLVMLGAPDQPLELPAFPLILGRKSVGGSLTGGLKETQEMIDFAAKHDIKSDIEVISMDYINTAMERLAKGDVRYRFVIDIGNTLAASNP, via the exons CAAAGCAGTCACATCCCATGAAGAAGAACATCCAGTGAAGGCCTTTGGGTGGGCAGCTAGAGACAACTCTGGCCATCTCTCTCCCTTCAACTTCTCCAGAAG GTCCACAGGAGAGGAGGACGTGAGACTTAAAGTGCTCTACTGTGGTATATGTCACACTGATCTTCACAACAGCAAGAACGAATGGGGCTCCGCCAGTTACCCTCTTGTGCCAGg GCACGAGGTCGTAGGAACTGTGACAGAAGTTGGAAGCAAGGTGAAGAAATTCAAAGTTGGAGATAAAGTAGGCGTGGGGTCCTTGGTTGGAGCATGCCACTCCTGCGACGACTGCTCTCATGACCTCGAGAACTACTGCCCCAAATTGATACTAACGTATGGTTCTCTGTACCATGATGGAACCATGACATATGGCGGTTACTCCGACACCATGGTGGCCAATGAGCGCTATGTGATTCGTATCCCCGATAACATGCCGCTTGACAAGGGAGCACCGCTCCTGTGTGCGGGGATCACAGTCTATAGTCCCTTAAAATATTATGGACTCAATGAACCAGGTATGCACATCGGGATAGTTGGGCTAGGTGGGCTTGGTCATATCGCTGTCAAATTTGCCAAGGCTTTTGGATGTAAAGTCACGGTAATTAGCACATCCCCTGCAAAGAAGAAAGAAGCCATTGAACATCTTGGTGCAGACATGTTTCTGGTCAGCCGTGATGAACAACAAATGCAG GGTGCAATGGGCACAATGGATGGTATAATTGACACGGTCTCTGCAATTCATCCTCTCCTTCCGTTGATCGACCTTTTGAAGTCCCAAGGAAAGCTTGTTATGTTGGGGGCACCAGATCAGCCACTTGAGCTTCCCGCCTTTCCTTTAATTTTgg GAAGGAAGAGTGTGGGTGGTAGTCTCACCGGAGGATTGAAGGAGACGCAAGAGATGATTGATTTTGCTGCAAAACACGATATAAAGTCGGATATTGAGGTAATTTCCATGGACTACATCAACACTGCAATGGAGCGTCTTGCCAAGGGTGATGTCAGATACCGGTTTGTCATCGACATTGGAAATACCCTTGCTGCTTCCAACCCTTAA
- the LOC100251226 gene encoding calvin cycle protein CP12-3, chloroplastic: MASFVALCAPSHGSQGSILSSSFSIRSGALCDVSRPLRSPKKVNLCVKAMGVVKFKGTQMREKQLTELIEKKVLEAKQVCEGDETSDECKVAWDEVEEVSQAKADLRRKMEKEDPLESYCQENPENEECRIYED; this comes from the coding sequence ATGGCATCTTTCGTGGCTTTATGCGCGCCATCGCATGGATCACAGGGCTCCATCCTGTCTTCGTCCTTCTCGATAAGATCCGGTGCCTTGTGCGACGTATCTCGCCCCCTGCGAAGTCCAAAGAAGGTGAATTTATGCGTGAAAGCGATGGGGGTGGTGAAGTTCAAAGGGACGCAGATGAGAGAGAAGCAGCTGACGGAGTTGATCGAGAAGAAGGTACTGGAAGCGAAGCAGGTGTGTGAGGGAGACGAGACCTCCGACGAGTGTAAGGTGGCTTGGGACGAAGTGGAAGAGGTCAGCCAGGCCAAGGCGGATCTCCGGCGGAAGATGGAGAAAGAAGATCCCTTGGAGTCGTATTGCCAGGAGAATCCGGAGAATGAGGAGTGTCGAATCTACGAAGATTAA
- the LOC100244507 gene encoding mitotic spindle checkpoint protein BUBR1, with the protein MEDVQRLDPETEFLCSKQETGNEWELFKENVRPLKRGRNIHLLNNALKAQTDNQLKHSLLENRRKLIQAIDEYQGDDPLQPWIRCIKWVQEAFPPGGDYSGLVVIYEQCARTFWHEDRYKDDLRYLKVWLEYAENCVDAEVIYSFLDANKIGQSHSSYYISYALHMESKNKVKCANDIFNLGIERNAQPIEKLKAAYKKFFARCLTRPKATEDDLTEKHLPVRSFGTVLARGENQRQTAGGSDLARKKLKPDRNNAISIYKDTDTGVSMVHQPDGSNNEMKLWHSLGSRAERNKENNAIPAKWTSYKIPQRAVPRIGRPAATPRIEVFVDEEYAEMPEMGGEDGKPSTSQLKQGDGVDLKRETQLLRENPLRNFPLNSLPR; encoded by the exons ATGGAAGATGTTCAGAGGTTAGACCCGGAGACGGAGTTTCTCTGCTCGAAGCAAGAGACGGGAAACGAATGGGAACTCTTCAAGGAGAACGTGAGGCCACTGAAGAGAGGCCGAAACATTCATCTCTTGAACAACGCTCTCAAAGCTCAAACGGACAATCAATTGAAGCATTCTCTTCTTGAGAACCGAAG GAAGTTGATACAGGCTATTGATGAGTACCAAGGAGATGATCCTCTCCAGCCATGGATTCG GTGCATAAAATGGGTTCAGGAGGCCTTCCCTCCTGGTGGAGACTACTCAGGACTTGTTGTTATTTATGAACAATGTGCACGCACTTTTTGGCATGAAGACCGCTACAAGGATGATCTTCGCTACCTGAAAGTGTGGCTAGAATAT GCTGAAAATTGTGTTGATGCGGAAGTCATATATAGTTTTCTGGATGCAAATAAAATTGGGCaatcacattcttcgtactatATATCATATGCTCTTCACATGGAGTCCAAAAATAAGGTCAAATGTGCCAATGACATATTCAATCTTGGGATAGAAAG GAATGCTCAACCAATAGAAAAGTTGAAGGCAGCCTATAAGAAATTTTTTGCCCGCTGTCTAACAAGACCAAAAGCTACAGAG GATGACTTAACAGAAAAGCATTTACCAGTTCGAAGCTTTGGAACTGTCCTGGCTAGAGGAGAAAATC AAAGACAAACTGCAGGGGGTTCTGATCTTGCTAGGAAGAAACTGAAGCCAGATAG GAATAATGCAATTTCCATATATAAAGATACAGATACTGGTGTTAGCATGGTTCATCAACCAGATGGTTCAAACAATGAAATGAAATTGTGGCACAGTCTTGGAAGTCGAGCTgagagaaacaaagaaaataatgcAATCCCTGCCAAGTGGACATCCTATAAG ATTCCACAAAGAGCTGTGCCTAGAATTGGACGACCAGCTGCAACTCCCAGAATTGAGGTGTTTGTTGATGAGGAGTATGCAGA AATGCCCGAAATGGGTGGTGAGGATGGGAAGCCTTCAACTTCGCAGCTCAAGCAGGGGGATGGCGTAGACCTTAAGAG GGAAACACAGTTATTGAGGGAAAATCCATTGCGAAATTTCCCACTCAACAGTCTTCCCAGATGA